Proteins encoded within one genomic window of Polaribacter sp. NJDZ03:
- a CDS encoding response regulator transcription factor: MQKINIIIADDEELFRKGIRFLLERETNFNITYEAENGKKLIDFISYSEEKPDIILMDLKMPELNGVEATKIIHQTHPEIKIIALTSFDGKSFITNMIDVGASSYLLKNTSPKMVIHTVNEVFKKGFYYDDKVLKIIQENIISSSGKRIKSDLDKKLLSKREIDVLELICEQYTTAEIGEKLFISPRTVEGHRNNLLLKTHSKNVAGLVIYGIQKKLIEISPDFNI, translated from the coding sequence ATGCAAAAAATTAATATTATAATTGCCGATGATGAAGAGCTTTTTAGAAAAGGAATTCGTTTTTTATTAGAAAGAGAAACTAATTTTAATATTACTTATGAGGCAGAAAACGGTAAAAAATTAATAGATTTTATATCCTATTCAGAAGAGAAACCCGATATTATTTTAATGGATCTAAAAATGCCAGAATTAAATGGTGTGGAGGCTACTAAAATTATTCATCAAACACATCCAGAAATTAAAATAATTGCATTGACTAGTTTTGATGGAAAATCATTTATCACCAACATGATAGATGTTGGCGCATCTTCTTACCTACTTAAAAATACAAGTCCTAAGATGGTAATTCATACAGTAAATGAAGTGTTTAAAAAAGGGTTTTATTATGATGATAAAGTATTAAAAATTATTCAAGAAAATATTATCTCATCTAGTGGAAAACGTATAAAAAGCGACTTAGACAAAAAACTACTTTCTAAAAGAGAAATAGATGTTTTAGAATTAATTTGCGAGCAATACACCACTGCAGAAATTGGAGAAAAACTATTTATTAGCCCAAGAACTGTAGAAGGTCATAGAAACAACCTCCTTTTAAAAACACACTCTAAAAATGTTGCAGGTTTGGTTATTTACGGTATTCAAAAAAAATTAATAGAAATTTCACCCGATTTCAATATTTAA
- a CDS encoding sensor histidine kinase, whose protein sequence is MEELLTKENQVIVIVLIGVLLLLLMGVAFLLFFFFSRKKIVDKELEKRNLEVNHQKEIIQSIIITQEEERKRIAQDLHDDISSKLNVINLNANLLKDGDLTPEEYITVNNGILEATDKTLESARKIAHNLLPPILEEFGFKDAVEELADSFNNSKKISIKYNINYTNKLLNPQNELHLFRITQELINNSVRHGKANNSTINISQKDNRLIFSYTDNGIGFNSDDKNNKKGLGMKNIESRVSLLNGKYNIGSEVGKGFNILIVIQPPEYAKN, encoded by the coding sequence ATGGAAGAATTGCTTACTAAAGAAAACCAAGTGATAGTTATCGTTTTAATAGGTGTTTTATTACTTCTTCTAATGGGAGTTGCATTCCTGTTATTTTTCTTCTTCTCTAGAAAAAAAATAGTGGATAAAGAACTAGAGAAAAGAAACCTAGAAGTAAACCATCAAAAAGAAATTATACAGTCTATTATTATAACTCAAGAAGAGGAACGCAAACGCATTGCACAAGATTTACATGATGATATTAGCTCTAAACTAAATGTAATTAACTTAAATGCAAACCTTTTAAAAGATGGAGATTTAACGCCAGAAGAGTACATAACTGTTAACAACGGTATTTTAGAAGCTACAGATAAAACCTTAGAAAGTGCTCGTAAAATTGCACACAATCTTTTACCACCAATACTAGAAGAATTTGGCTTTAAAGACGCAGTAGAAGAACTAGCTGACTCCTTTAATAACAGTAAAAAAATTAGTATTAAATACAATATAAATTACACCAACAAACTTTTAAACCCACAAAACGAATTACATTTATTTAGAATTACTCAAGAATTAATTAATAACTCTGTAAGACATGGTAAAGCTAATAATAGTACTATAAATATTTCTCAAAAAGACAATCGACTAATTTTTAGCTATACAGATAATGGCATCGGTTTTAATTCTGATGATAAAAATAATAAAAAAGGTCTTGGAATGAAAAATATAGAAAGTAGGGTTTCTTTATTAAACGGAAAATATAATATTGGAAGTGAAGTAGGTAAAGGATTTAACATTTTAATTGTAATACAACCCCCAGAATATGCAAAAAATTAA